The genomic stretch CACGGCCGAGATCGGTCTCGTAAGGATCAGTTGCTGTCACGATGGCGTCCAGAACACCTAGGGCCCTGGCGACGCTGAGCAAAGCCTGCACCCCCACACCGGTGTCCCCGTTCTCGACCCGCCGCAGCGTGGTCCGTGATATCCCGGCCCTCTCGGACACCTGCTCAGCGGTGAGCCCTTGCAGTTTCCGCCACGCCGTGAACTGCTCCCCAATGCTCTTGGCGGCAGCACTCACACGAACAGAAGGCCGAGGCACAACACTCCTTCACCCAACGCCCAGCATCCTAACCACTATACGTCTTAAGGACCAGAACCATGCCCATTAAGGGAAGTCCAGTTACCACCCAGGCAAAGCCCAGCTGGTCCAGGCGGAGCGTGGGGGCGGGTTCCGTGAGCGTTACCCGTCGGGTCCAGGGCAGAGCGCCAGGGCGGGGCTGCCGTGGGCGCAATCCGCTCGATCGGGTCCAGGGCGGA from Paractinoplanes brasiliensis encodes the following:
- a CDS encoding helix-turn-helix domain-containing protein; its protein translation is MPRPSVRVSAAAKSIGEQFTAWRKLQGLTAEQVSERAGISRTTLRRVENGDTGVGVQALLSVARALGVLDAIVTATDPYETDLGRARADEALPKRVRR